In the Bacteroidales bacterium genome, one interval contains:
- a CDS encoding M48 family metallopeptidase codes for MQKLKFINLALILFLISCGTVPLSGRKQFTVIPASQMISLANDSYAQVLKENELSDNQQYINQVRRVGDRVSSAVEEYFRKEGLEEQLKGYKWEFNVLSSEAMNAWCMPGGKIAFYEGIMPICQDDNGVAVVMAHEIAHAVARHGNERMSQQLSVQLGGMVLTEALEKEEEKTRNLALTAFGLGAQVGYLLPYSRTHESEADELGLYFMAMANYDPREAPAFWKRMKSEAGTGPPEFLSTHPHPDNRIKNMEEHMPKALEYYE; via the coding sequence ATGCAAAAACTTAAATTCATCAACCTGGCTTTAATATTGTTTCTTATCTCCTGTGGAACGGTACCTCTCTCAGGAAGAAAACAGTTCACTGTTATACCTGCCTCTCAAATGATCTCCCTGGCCAATGACAGTTATGCCCAGGTACTCAAAGAAAACGAGTTGTCAGACAATCAGCAATATATCAATCAGGTAAGAAGGGTGGGGGATCGGGTATCCTCGGCAGTAGAAGAATATTTCAGGAAGGAAGGTTTGGAAGAGCAATTAAAAGGCTACAAATGGGAATTTAATGTGCTCTCATCAGAGGCTATGAATGCCTGGTGCATGCCCGGAGGAAAAATTGCTTTTTATGAGGGCATTATGCCCATATGCCAGGATGACAACGGAGTAGCCGTTGTAATGGCCCATGAAATAGCCCATGCCGTTGCCCGCCATGGCAATGAGCGCATGTCTCAGCAACTATCCGTGCAATTAGGCGGTATGGTACTGACCGAGGCCCTTGAAAAAGAAGAAGAAAAAACGAGAAATCTGGCCCTCACGGCATTTGGGCTGGGAGCCCAGGTTGGCTATCTTCTACCCTACAGCAGGACTCATGAAAGTGAAGCCGATGAACTGGGGTTGTATTTTATGGCCATGGCCAACTATGACCCGAGAGAAGCCCCTGCGTTCTGGAAAAGAATGAAATCTGAGGCAGGCACAGGCCCCCCGGAGTTCCTGTCTACCCACCCCCATCCGGATAACCGGATAAAAAATATGGAAGAGCACATGCCTAAAGCCCTGGAATATTATGAATAA